One Streptomyces sp. RPA4-2 genomic window carries:
- a CDS encoding HAD family acid phosphatase yields MTQKSSRPVAVFDLDGTLADSAHRQRFLERTPRDWDAFFAAAPQDPPLAEGVALAMESARECDVVYLTGRPERCRRDTVAWLAAQGLPEGPVLMRRDDDRRSARRTKPEILRRLARDREIRVLVDDDELVCDEAERAGFTVVRARWATASATLKNAQEREGRT; encoded by the coding sequence GTGACGCAGAAGAGCAGCAGACCGGTCGCCGTGTTCGACCTCGACGGCACGCTCGCGGACAGCGCGCACCGACAGCGGTTCCTGGAGCGCACCCCGCGCGACTGGGACGCGTTCTTCGCGGCCGCGCCGCAGGATCCGCCGCTGGCCGAGGGCGTGGCCCTGGCGATGGAGAGCGCGCGGGAGTGCGATGTGGTCTACCTGACCGGCCGTCCCGAGCGCTGCCGCCGTGACACCGTCGCGTGGCTGGCCGCCCAGGGGCTGCCCGAGGGGCCGGTCTTGATGCGGCGCGACGACGACCGCAGGTCGGCCCGCCGTACCAAGCCGGAGATCCTCCGCCGACTCGCCCGCGACCGTGAGATCCGTGTCCTCGTGGACGACGACGAACTCGTCTGCGACGAGGCCGAGCGGGCCGGTTTCACGGTCGTACGGGCGCGCTGGGCGACCGCGTCGGCGACCCTGAAGAACGCGCAGGAGCGCGAGGGGCGGACCTGA
- a CDS encoding dodecin translates to MTDHTYRVTEIVGTSPEGIDQAVRNGIARASQTVRNLDWFEITQVRGQIVDGEVEHYQVGLKVGFRLEDGA, encoded by the coding sequence ATGACCGACCACACGTACCGGGTCACCGAGATCGTCGGCACCTCGCCCGAGGGGATCGACCAGGCCGTCCGCAATGGGATCGCCCGCGCCTCGCAGACCGTGCGCAACCTGGACTGGTTCGAGATCACCCAGGTCAGGGGTCAGATCGTGGACGGGGAGGTCGAGCACTACCAGGTGGGTCTGAAGGTCGGCTTCCGTCTGGAGGACGGCGCCTGA
- a CDS encoding extracellular solute-binding protein has protein sequence MTRRLLALACVTASLLTACGALPGEGGGRHTVTVWLMKDSASEEFLKRFTEDFERTHRDIALDIRIQQWTGIVQKVQGALGGEGGSGPDVIEVGNTQVAQYVDRGGLSDLTLESVRDWGMDDWLPGLAQPGRFSTRQYGIPWYAANRVVIYRKDLFDRAGIKKPPKTRDQWIEDTGRLNSAGNQGIYLAGQDWYTFAGFVWDEGGELATESGGTWEGSLGTPAALRAMDFYRRLQALGSGPADADEEHPPQAGVFAGGHVAQIVAVPGLAQAIVEQNPALRKKLGFFPVPGRTAAEPGAVFTGGSDLVEPKNTDDRRAATAVVSALVGAKWQTRLARTMNYVPNKTTLAGAVAGEEGAAAMAVGAARGRATPASPRWAAVEADNPIKSYMTKVLTGADPATEAGRASRLITERLAETGG, from the coding sequence GTGACGCGTCGTCTGCTCGCCCTCGCCTGTGTGACCGCCTCCCTGCTGACCGCCTGCGGAGCTCTGCCGGGGGAAGGCGGTGGACGGCACACCGTGACGGTGTGGCTGATGAAGGACAGCGCGTCCGAGGAGTTCCTCAAGCGGTTCACCGAGGACTTCGAACGGACCCACCGGGACATCGCCCTGGACATCCGCATCCAGCAGTGGACCGGGATCGTGCAGAAGGTCCAGGGGGCGCTGGGGGGTGAGGGAGGCAGCGGGCCGGACGTCATCGAGGTGGGCAACACCCAGGTGGCGCAGTACGTGGACAGGGGCGGCCTGAGCGACCTGACGCTCGAGTCGGTGCGCGACTGGGGCATGGACGACTGGCTCCCGGGCCTCGCCCAGCCGGGCCGGTTCAGCACCCGCCAGTACGGCATCCCCTGGTACGCGGCGAACCGCGTCGTCATCTACCGCAAGGACCTCTTCGACCGGGCCGGGATCAAGAAGCCGCCGAAGACCCGCGATCAGTGGATCGAGGACACGGGACGGCTCAACTCGGCCGGAAACCAGGGGATCTACCTGGCCGGGCAGGACTGGTATACCTTCGCCGGGTTCGTCTGGGACGAGGGCGGAGAGCTCGCGACGGAGTCCGGCGGAACCTGGGAGGGCTCCCTGGGGACGCCCGCGGCCCTGCGCGCCATGGACTTCTACCGGCGGCTCCAGGCGCTCGGCTCCGGGCCCGCCGACGCCGACGAGGAACACCCGCCGCAGGCCGGGGTGTTCGCCGGTGGCCACGTGGCACAGATCGTGGCCGTACCCGGGCTCGCCCAGGCGATCGTGGAGCAGAACCCGGCACTGCGGAAGAAACTCGGGTTCTTCCCCGTCCCCGGCAGGACGGCCGCCGAGCCCGGCGCCGTCTTCACCGGCGGCTCCGACCTCGTGGAGCCCAAGAACACCGACGACCGGCGGGCGGCCACGGCCGTCGTCTCGGCCCTCGTCGGCGCCAAGTGGCAGACCCGACTGGCCCGGACGATGAACTACGTGCCCAACAAGACCACTCTCGCGGGCGCGGTGGCCGGCGAGGAGGGCGCCGCGGCCATGGCGGTGGGCGCCGCGCGCGGCCGGGCGACCCCCGCCTCGCCCCGGTGGGCCGCCGTCGAGGCCGACAACCCGATCAAGTCCTATATGACCAAGGTCCTGACCGGTGCCGACCCCGCGACCGAGGCCGGGCGCGCCTCCCGGCTGATCACGGAACGGCTGGCGGAGACCGGGGGATGA
- the secY gene encoding preprotein translocase subunit SecY produces MLSAFAKVFRTPDLRKKLLFTLGIIVLYRVGSHVPLPGVNYRDVQACVDAATKSGGLLGLVNLFSGGALLQITVFALGILPYITASIILQLLTVVIPKLEALKKEGAAGQGKITQYTRYLTVALAVLQGTGLVATARSGALFPSCPTAAGIVPDHSILTTLVMVLTITAGTACVMWLGELVTERGIGNGMSMLIFISIASTFPGALWTVKQEGQIADGWLGFGVVILVGFAMVALVVFVEQAQRRIPVQYAKRMIGRKSYGGTATYIPLKVNQAGVVPVIFASSLLYIPALIAQFSNSHAGWATWVTQNFVRGNHPYYVLAYFLLIVFFAFFYVAITFNPEEVAGNIKQSGGFIPGLRAGRPTAEYLGYVLNRLTWPGALYLGLIALVPTVAFASFGGANQLTGTSILIIVSVGLETVKQINSQIEQQNYTGFLR; encoded by the coding sequence TTGCTGAGCGCATTCGCCAAGGTCTTCAGAACCCCGGACCTGCGCAAGAAGCTGTTGTTCACGCTCGGCATCATCGTGCTCTACCGCGTGGGGTCGCATGTGCCGCTCCCCGGTGTGAACTATCGGGACGTCCAGGCGTGCGTGGACGCGGCGACGAAGAGCGGCGGCCTGCTGGGTCTGGTCAACCTGTTCAGTGGCGGCGCGCTGCTCCAGATCACCGTGTTCGCGCTGGGAATTCTGCCGTACATCACGGCGAGCATCATTCTGCAACTGCTGACGGTGGTCATCCCGAAACTGGAGGCGCTGAAGAAGGAGGGCGCCGCCGGGCAGGGGAAGATCACCCAGTACACCCGCTACCTGACGGTGGCCCTCGCCGTCCTGCAGGGTACGGGCCTGGTCGCGACCGCCCGCAGTGGTGCGCTGTTCCCCAGCTGCCCGACCGCCGCGGGCATCGTCCCGGACCATTCGATCCTCACCACGCTGGTGATGGTGCTCACGATCACCGCGGGGACGGCCTGCGTGATGTGGCTCGGAGAGCTCGTCACCGAACGCGGTATCGGCAACGGAATGTCGATGCTCATCTTCATCTCCATCGCCTCCACGTTCCCCGGCGCGTTGTGGACCGTCAAACAGGAGGGGCAGATCGCCGACGGGTGGCTCGGCTTCGGCGTCGTCATTCTCGTCGGGTTCGCGATGGTGGCCCTGGTCGTCTTCGTGGAACAGGCGCAGCGCCGTATTCCGGTGCAGTACGCGAAACGGATGATCGGCCGTAAGTCGTACGGAGGAACGGCGACCTACATCCCGCTGAAGGTCAACCAGGCCGGCGTGGTTCCGGTCATCTTCGCCTCGTCGCTCCTCTATATTCCCGCGCTGATCGCACAGTTCTCCAACTCGCACGCGGGCTGGGCCACCTGGGTCACACAGAACTTCGTCCGGGGAAACCATCCGTACTACGTCCTCGCGTATTTCCTCCTGATCGTGTTCTTCGCCTTCTTCTATGTGGCGATCACGTTCAATCCGGAGGAGGTGGCGGGGAACATCAAACAGAGCGGCGGGTTCATCCCCGGCCTGCGGGCCGGCCGGCCCACGGCCGAGTACCTGGGCTACGTCCTCAACAGACTCACCTGGCCGGGCGCCCTCTATCTGGGCCTGATCGCCCTCGTCCCCACCGTCGCGTTCGCGAGCTTCGGCGGCGCCAACCAGCTCACCGGTACGAGCATTCTGATCATCGTGAGCGTGGGCCTGGAGACCGTGAAGCAGATCAACAGCCAGATCGAGCAGCAGAACTACACGGGCTTCCTCCGGTGA
- a CDS encoding AAA family ATPase, giving the protein MQGRAEERRHIERMLTNSRRGVGSSLLLHGEAGIGKTTLLEHAAAHADGMRVLRVEGIESEMELAFGGLHQLFLPVLHLLDRLPGPQAGALRAVFGLSDEPVRDRLTLGLATLSLLSEAATDDPLLCLADDLQWLDRPSADALTFAARRLRDEGIVMLFATRGTSPEGGSRALPRVHVTGIDRRAAVALLPGLAPPVAEHILDQAQGNPLALRELAAALTPAQRGGQLGPLAPAEARPELPHQLQEGFAQQISRLPDATQRTLAVAAADDTGDLPTVLAAAGRLDGEVRDLEPAERAGLVFVSAQKLRFRHPLIRFAAYQQAPLAWRIAAHRALAADLDGAQHAHRRAWHLAAATTGPDEEVAAELERVAEWAGSRQAMASASAAYERAARLTADPHRHARRLITAAQKASEAGQDERCRALTDQVPLPLRDPGMAADFARVRSVVELGYGSPRRAARILADCADTISADRPDKLAPLLTDAVHAAFCAGDAPLMVEIGVRAPHLPILALPAHLLAGDLPGARRALDTLVRAGRLADVGLMDQLVTAIYCHLMADHATAHELAAAAVAHCREQGIGGWLPTTLHLRAQVELTLGRLDDAHAHAAEALRLADGYDLDHRAAHLRALLAVLAAVQGEEAQTREMAEQALEYTRPRSVGRGAAESLWALGLLDLGLGRAQDALRHLEAARQAAGHPFLARHLLPDLIEAAVRAGHPEGARAPADQLMTWAADLGQLHFTAQAHRCAALTSPDTQAEQHYLAALDLHTDSNDFDRARTHLLYGEWLRRSRRNIDARDQLRTALKNFDQLNARPWAHRARTELQAAGETHDPSDATDSPLTRLSAQEREVVRLAATGATNREIATHLFLSPRTVAHHLYRAFPKLGISSRTELANLLTP; this is encoded by the coding sequence GTGCAGGGGCGCGCGGAAGAACGACGCCACATTGAGCGGATGCTCACCAACTCGCGGCGCGGGGTGGGCAGTTCACTGCTGCTGCACGGCGAGGCCGGCATCGGCAAGACCACTCTCCTTGAGCATGCGGCCGCCCACGCGGACGGCATGCGCGTGCTGCGGGTCGAGGGCATCGAGTCGGAGATGGAGCTCGCTTTCGGAGGGCTCCATCAACTCTTCCTGCCGGTGCTCCATCTACTCGACCGGCTGCCGGGACCGCAGGCCGGGGCTCTGCGCGCCGTCTTCGGCCTGAGCGACGAGCCCGTACGGGACCGTCTCACCCTGGGGCTCGCCACACTGTCGCTGCTGTCCGAGGCGGCCACGGACGACCCCCTGCTGTGCCTGGCCGACGACCTGCAATGGCTCGACCGGCCGTCCGCGGACGCACTGACCTTTGCCGCCCGGCGGCTGCGGGACGAAGGCATCGTCATGCTCTTCGCCACCCGCGGCACCTCGCCGGAGGGCGGATCGAGGGCGCTGCCGCGCGTACACGTCACCGGCATCGACCGACGGGCGGCCGTGGCGCTGCTGCCCGGCCTCGCTCCCCCGGTCGCCGAGCACATCCTCGACCAGGCGCAGGGAAACCCGCTGGCACTGCGGGAGTTGGCCGCCGCGCTGACCCCGGCGCAGCGCGGTGGACAGCTGGGTCCGCTGGCCCCGGCCGAGGCGCGGCCCGAGCTGCCCCATCAGCTCCAGGAAGGGTTCGCACAGCAGATCAGCCGGCTTCCCGACGCGACCCAGCGCACGCTCGCGGTGGCCGCGGCCGACGACACCGGGGACCTTCCCACCGTGCTGGCAGCCGCGGGCCGGCTCGACGGGGAAGTCAGGGATCTGGAGCCCGCCGAGCGTGCCGGACTGGTCTTCGTCTCCGCGCAGAAGCTGCGTTTCCGGCACCCCCTCATCCGGTTCGCCGCCTACCAACAGGCCCCGCTGGCCTGGCGGATCGCGGCACACCGGGCGTTGGCGGCGGACCTGGACGGCGCCCAGCACGCGCACCGGCGCGCCTGGCACCTGGCCGCCGCGACGACCGGCCCGGACGAAGAGGTCGCCGCGGAGTTGGAACGGGTCGCCGAGTGGGCCGGAAGCAGGCAGGCGATGGCGTCCGCGTCCGCGGCGTACGAGCGGGCCGCCCGTCTGACCGCCGATCCGCACCGGCACGCCCGCCGCCTGATCACCGCCGCGCAGAAGGCGAGCGAGGCAGGCCAGGACGAACGGTGCCGCGCTCTCACCGACCAGGTGCCACTGCCGTTGCGGGACCCGGGGATGGCGGCGGACTTCGCCCGGGTACGCTCCGTGGTCGAGCTCGGCTACGGCAGCCCGCGCCGGGCCGCCCGGATCCTGGCCGACTGCGCGGACACGATCTCGGCCGACCGCCCCGACAAGCTCGCGCCGCTGCTGACCGACGCCGTCCACGCGGCCTTCTGCGCCGGCGACGCACCCCTCATGGTGGAGATCGGCGTCCGCGCACCCCATCTGCCGATCCTGGCCCTGCCCGCCCACCTCTTGGCGGGCGATCTGCCCGGCGCGCGACGCGCCCTGGACACTCTCGTACGGGCCGGACGCCTGGCCGACGTCGGGCTCATGGACCAGTTGGTGACCGCGATCTACTGCCACCTGATGGCCGATCACGCGACCGCGCACGAACTGGCCGCCGCGGCGGTCGCCCACTGCCGCGAGCAGGGCATCGGTGGATGGCTGCCCACCACGCTGCATCTGCGCGCCCAGGTGGAGCTGACGCTGGGCCGGCTCGACGACGCGCACGCACACGCCGCCGAAGCGCTCCGGCTGGCCGACGGCTACGACCTGGACCACCGAGCAGCCCATCTGCGCGCCCTGTTGGCGGTGCTGGCCGCCGTCCAAGGAGAGGAGGCGCAGACCCGGGAAATGGCCGAACAGGCACTGGAGTACACCCGCCCGCGCTCGGTCGGACGGGGCGCGGCGGAGTCGCTGTGGGCGCTGGGGCTGCTCGACCTCGGCCTCGGGCGGGCGCAGGACGCGCTGCGCCATCTGGAGGCGGCCCGGCAGGCGGCGGGCCACCCCTTCCTGGCCCGGCACCTGTTGCCGGATCTGATCGAGGCGGCCGTACGCGCCGGACATCCGGAAGGGGCGCGGGCACCCGCGGACCAGCTCATGACATGGGCGGCCGACCTCGGACAGCTCCACTTCACTGCCCAAGCGCACCGCTGCGCGGCCCTGACCAGCCCGGACACACAGGCCGAGCAGCACTATCTGGCCGCCTTGGACCTGCACACCGACAGCAACGACTTCGATCGGGCACGCACCCACCTCCTCTACGGCGAGTGGCTGCGCCGCTCGCGCCGCAACATCGACGCCCGTGACCAACTGCGCACCGCACTGAAAAACTTCGATCAGCTGAACGCCCGGCCTTGGGCCCACCGCGCTCGCACGGAACTCCAGGCAGCGGGTGAAACCCACGACCCGTCCGACGCCACCGACTCCCCCCTGACCCGCCTGAGCGCCCAGGAGCGCGAAGTCGTCCGCCTCGCGGCCACCGGCGCCACCAACCGCGAAATCGCCACGCACCTGTTCCTGAGCCCACGCACCGTCGCCCACCACCTCTACCGCGCGTTCCCCAAGCTCGGCATCAGCTCCCGAACAGAACTCGCCAACCTGCTCACGCCCTGA
- a CDS encoding YciI family protein — protein sequence MKYALVIFETDESRHRIRTDRAAHRAAYETWIGRIAAAGKLISGDALDTGSASAATVRKTTEAAPATVTDGPAHLGEETLGGWFVIDVADREEAVELAKGLGTLETIEIRPVLEGA from the coding sequence ATGAAGTACGCACTCGTGATCTTCGAGACCGATGAGTCGCGCCACCGGATCCGGACCGACCGGGCCGCTCACCGAGCGGCGTACGAGACCTGGATCGGCAGGATCGCGGCGGCAGGCAAACTGATCAGTGGCGATGCCCTGGACACCGGGTCGGCCTCCGCGGCGACCGTGCGCAAGACCACCGAAGCGGCGCCCGCCACGGTGACCGACGGGCCCGCACACCTCGGTGAGGAGACCCTGGGCGGCTGGTTCGTCATCGACGTGGCCGACCGTGAGGAAGCCGTGGAACTCGCCAAGGGGCTCGGCACCTTGGAGACCATCGAGATCAGGCCGGTGCTCGAAGGCGCCTGA
- a CDS encoding virginiamycin B lyase, translating into MPVSIEEFTLTGSDSGPYALTTGPDGALWFTLVHSGGIGRLVPGGVLTHHQLDPDCGPTIIAVGPDDALWFTEHRAHRIGRIALDGKVEEFTVPTAECGPFGIAAGPDGALWFTETAADRIGRITTDGRVTEFPLPATGTYPSAITAGADDGMWFTLNQADAIGRIGMDGAVTLHPLPTRSAAPVGIAAGHDGAVWFVEIGAGQIGRITPDGGITEFPLPDRTSRPHAITAGSDGTLWFTEWAGNRVGSLTPDGTVTVHDLPTPGSEPHGIALGPDGALWTALEIGALARVGVRVRT; encoded by the coding sequence ATGCCGGTTTCCATCGAAGAGTTCACCTTGACCGGGAGCGACAGCGGTCCCTACGCGCTCACCACGGGCCCGGACGGGGCGCTGTGGTTCACGCTGGTTCACAGCGGGGGCATCGGGCGTCTCGTGCCCGGAGGGGTACTCACGCACCATCAACTCGATCCGGACTGCGGGCCGACGATCATCGCTGTCGGGCCGGACGACGCCTTGTGGTTCACCGAGCACCGGGCGCACCGCATCGGCCGGATCGCCCTCGATGGCAAGGTCGAGGAATTCACCGTGCCGACCGCGGAGTGCGGTCCGTTCGGAATCGCCGCCGGGCCGGACGGAGCGCTGTGGTTCACCGAGACCGCCGCCGACCGGATCGGCCGGATCACCACCGACGGCCGGGTGACCGAGTTCCCGCTGCCGGCCACGGGGACCTACCCCTCCGCGATCACCGCAGGCGCCGACGACGGGATGTGGTTCACCCTGAACCAGGCCGATGCGATCGGGCGGATCGGCATGGACGGAGCCGTCACTCTGCACCCGTTGCCGACCAGGTCCGCCGCCCCGGTGGGCATCGCGGCCGGGCACGACGGGGCGGTCTGGTTCGTCGAGATCGGTGCGGGGCAGATCGGGCGGATCACTCCCGACGGCGGGATCACCGAGTTCCCGCTGCCCGACCGCACGTCCCGGCCGCATGCCATCACCGCCGGCAGCGACGGGACGTTGTGGTTCACCGAGTGGGCCGGCAACCGGGTGGGCTCCCTCACCCCCGACGGCACAGTCACCGTGCACGACCTGCCGACCCCGGGCTCGGAGCCGCACGGGATCGCCCTGGGCCCGGACGGAGCCCTGTGGACAGCGCTGGAAATCGGCGCACTTGCCCGCGTCGGCGTCCGTGTCCGCACGTAA
- a CDS encoding GNAT family N-acetyltransferase, translating to MDGRRRPPHVQGAWLTFAPASDGEFLQLFRRTAVGSLDDETRRNIAVKGAEATARGEMDFYLGCPGRREWWRVAHTSDGQVVGLALPSATPYARNVGYLGVVPEFRGHGYVDDLLTEITLIHAESGAELITATTDTGNAPMAAAFARAGYRTSETRMLYSAPVT from the coding sequence ATGGACGGCCGACGTCGGCCTCCCCACGTCCAGGGGGCTTGGCTGACGTTCGCCCCCGCTTCGGACGGGGAGTTCCTCCAGCTGTTCCGTCGGACAGCCGTCGGCAGCCTGGACGACGAGACCCGCAGGAACATCGCCGTCAAGGGCGCCGAAGCCACGGCCAGGGGCGAGATGGACTTCTATCTCGGCTGCCCCGGTCGGCGTGAGTGGTGGCGCGTGGCCCACACCTCGGACGGGCAGGTCGTGGGCCTCGCCCTCCCCTCCGCGACACCGTATGCCCGCAACGTGGGCTACCTGGGAGTCGTCCCCGAGTTCCGCGGCCATGGGTACGTGGACGACCTCCTCACCGAGATCACCCTCATCCACGCGGAATCCGGTGCCGAACTGATCACAGCCACCACGGACACCGGCAACGCCCCCATGGCCGCGGCCTTCGCCCGTGCCGGTTACCGGACTTCGGAGACCCGCATGCTGTATTCGGCGCCGGTGACGTAG
- a CDS encoding dihydrofolate reductase family protein: MRLLTYLVSCSVDGFTAGPDGQYDPFGLDGDLKAAVLAECPETVPDHARRQLGVVSTSNRWFDTVVMGRGVYESARAAGADSPYPWLRQYVVSSSLKRPASGVDVVAGDPAGFVRELKRRPGMGIWLCGGPVLAGRLLREVDKLVVHRCPVVFGAGVPLFHAAFDPAAFTLTDSRVFATGATVTTYTKQ; the protein is encoded by the coding sequence ATGCGTCTGCTCACGTACCTCGTCAGCTGCAGTGTCGACGGCTTCACCGCCGGTCCTGACGGTCAGTACGACCCCTTCGGCCTCGACGGCGACCTCAAGGCCGCCGTTCTGGCCGAGTGCCCCGAGACCGTCCCGGACCATGCCCGCAGGCAGCTGGGCGTCGTCAGCACGTCGAACAGATGGTTCGACACGGTCGTCATGGGGCGCGGCGTCTACGAATCCGCTCGGGCGGCCGGTGCCGACAGCCCGTATCCCTGGCTGCGGCAGTACGTGGTCTCCTCGTCCCTGAAACGGCCCGCGTCAGGCGTCGATGTCGTCGCCGGGGACCCGGCGGGGTTCGTCCGCGAGCTGAAGCGGCGTCCGGGCATGGGCATCTGGCTGTGCGGCGGCCCGGTGCTGGCCGGGCGCTTGCTGCGCGAGGTCGACAAGCTCGTGGTCCACCGCTGCCCGGTGGTGTTCGGCGCCGGCGTTCCGCTGTTCCACGCGGCATTCGACCCTGCCGCTTTCACCCTGACGGACTCCCGGGTTTTCGCCACCGGGGCGACTGTCACCACGTACACCAAGCAGTAG
- the egtD gene encoding L-histidine N(alpha)-methyltransferase gives MSPFLLTRTLPEDATDAALRADVLHGLSHTPKTLPPKWFYDAHGSELFDKITELPEYYPTRAEREILAARATEIARATGARTLVELGSGSSEKTRHLLDALPGLHTYVPVDVSESALTQAGHALIAERPELGVHALIADFTGGLALPGTPGPRLVAFLGGTIGNLLPTERAAFLASVRALLSPGDALLLGTDLVKDESVLVAAYDDAAGVTAEFNKNVLTVVNRELGADFDPDAFTHVALWDAEHEWIEMRLRSRTEQTVKIPALDLAVDFADGEEMRTEISAKFREEGVRRELAAAGLDLTHWWTDREGRFALSSSVVR, from the coding sequence GTGAGTCCGTTCCTTCTCACCCGCACCCTGCCCGAGGACGCCACGGACGCCGCGCTGCGCGCCGACGTCCTGCACGGCCTGTCCCACACGCCCAAGACGCTGCCGCCGAAGTGGTTCTACGACGCGCACGGCAGCGAGCTCTTCGACAAGATCACCGAGCTGCCCGAGTACTACCCCACCCGGGCGGAGCGCGAGATCCTGGCCGCCCGGGCCACCGAGATCGCCCGGGCGACCGGTGCGCGCACCCTCGTCGAACTGGGCTCGGGCTCGTCGGAGAAGACCCGTCATCTGCTCGACGCGCTGCCCGGGCTGCACACGTACGTGCCGGTCGACGTCAGCGAGAGCGCCCTGACCCAGGCCGGGCACGCGCTGATCGCCGAGCGCCCGGAGCTCGGCGTGCACGCGCTGATCGCCGATTTCACGGGCGGTCTCGCGCTTCCGGGCACACCCGGACCGCGGCTGGTGGCGTTCCTCGGCGGCACCATCGGCAACCTGCTGCCCACCGAGCGCGCCGCGTTCCTGGCCTCCGTACGGGCCCTGCTCTCCCCCGGTGACGCCCTGCTGCTCGGCACGGACCTCGTCAAGGACGAGTCGGTGCTCGTCGCCGCGTACGACGACGCGGCCGGAGTGACGGCCGAGTTCAACAAGAACGTGCTGACGGTCGTCAACCGCGAGCTCGGCGCCGACTTCGATCCGGACGCGTTCACCCATGTCGCCCTCTGGGACGCCGAGCACGAGTGGATCGAGATGCGACTGCGTTCGCGGACCGAGCAGACCGTGAAGATCCCGGCCCTCGACCTCGCCGTGGACTTCGCCGACGGTGAGGAGATGCGCACCGAGATCTCGGCGAAGTTCCGCGAGGAGGGGGTGCGGCGCGAACTCGCCGCCGCGGGGCTCGACCTGACCCATTGGTGGACGGACCGGGAGGGCCGGTTCGCGCTGTCGTCGAGCGTGGTCAGGTGA
- the egtC gene encoding ergothioneine biosynthesis protein EgtC yields the protein MCRHLAYVGPETPIARLLTDPPHSLFRQSWAPRRQRYGTVNADGFGIGWYAEGDPVPARYRRAGPIWGDQSFADLARVVRTGALLGAVRDATRAGADGEAAAAPFAAGAWLFSHNGAVLGWPHSLAPLTRGLPAAELLSLEARCDSALVWALVLQRLRTGDDEGRALADTVLEVAEAAPGSRLNLLLTDGGTITATAWGDTLWYLAEPGRGTVVASEPYDDDPRWQEVPDRTLLVATRTDVLLTPLKDPHDRQGVPDHEDPHHPMASARPKEPST from the coding sequence ATGTGCCGTCATCTGGCCTACGTGGGCCCCGAGACACCGATCGCCCGGCTGCTGACGGACCCGCCGCACAGCCTGTTCCGGCAGTCGTGGGCACCCCGACGGCAGCGGTACGGGACGGTCAACGCCGATGGTTTCGGGATCGGCTGGTACGCCGAGGGGGATCCGGTGCCCGCCCGGTACCGGCGCGCCGGCCCCATCTGGGGCGACCAGTCCTTCGCGGACCTGGCCCGTGTCGTACGGACCGGGGCGCTGCTCGGCGCCGTACGGGACGCCACCCGGGCGGGAGCGGACGGGGAGGCCGCGGCGGCACCGTTCGCCGCGGGCGCCTGGCTGTTCAGCCACAACGGCGCCGTCCTCGGCTGGCCCCACTCCCTCGCCCCGCTGACCCGCGGCCTGCCCGCCGCGGAATTGCTGTCCCTGGAGGCCCGTTGCGACTCGGCGCTCGTCTGGGCGCTGGTCCTGCAGCGGCTGCGTACCGGTGACGACGAGGGCCGGGCACTGGCCGACACGGTCCTGGAGGTCGCCGAGGCCGCCCCGGGCTCCCGGCTCAACCTGCTGCTCACCGACGGCGGCACGATCACGGCGACGGCCTGGGGCGACACCCTGTGGTACCTCGCCGAACCCGGCCGCGGCACCGTCGTGGCCTCCGAGCCGTACGACGACGACCCACGGTGGCAGGAGGTGCCGGACCGCACGCTGCTCGTGGCGACCCGCACCGACGTCCTGCTCACCCCGCTCAAGGACCCGCACGACCGCCAAGGCGTGCCCGATCACGAGGACCCCCACCACCCCATGGCATCCGCACGTCCGAAGGAGCCCAGCACGTGA